A region of the Paenibacillus sp. J23TS9 genome:
TGGATTTCTTCCATCATCGTTTTAAACAAAAAATAAAAAACCCGGGATTAATCATTAACAGTGTTAGACGAAGGTGCTTTGAGTTACCCCTGAATGTCTATTTCTCTTAAAAAGATCTCTGTGTCTTTAAGTGTCTTATTATACGGTTCGTTATTTAAGTTTCCGTAATTAAAAAATCCATGCCCTAGTCCTTCAAATGTTATTAATCTAGAAATATTGCCTTTAGATCTCATTTTGCTTGTAAAATCTATTACATCCTCTATTGGAATGTTCCTATCCTCTGTACCATGAAAAAATAGGCTTGGTGGTAATCCCCCTCTTACAGCTTCTGTTGGACAAGCAAGGAGTAATTGTTC
Encoded here:
- a CDS encoding alpha/beta hydrolase, translated to MDLALEVDPNKIIAVGASAGGYLCLCSAMIEQFNNQQDNMLVSPEPNAMIIFNGGVNSDLLINLFSDIKEQLLLACPTEAVRGGLPPSLFFHGTEDRNIPIEDVIDFTSKMRSKGNISRLITFEGLGHGFFNYGNLNNEPYNKTLKDTEIFLREIDIQG